One segment of Syntrophales bacterium DNA contains the following:
- a CDS encoding 2-oxoacid:acceptor oxidoreductase family protein: MIEVRWHGRGGQGAVTSVEIFAVAAIEEGKFAQGFPNFGPERRGAPVIAFNRVDDKKIKVRSGIYNPDVVVVLDEGLMKVVNVIEGLKPDGMLVVNTVKSPEELKKELKFGGTVATVDASGIAWKELGVPITNTTMLGALIKVTKVLKLSSVDGPMKHRFGRIAQKNLNAMKRAHDEVKIN, encoded by the coding sequence ATGATTGAAGTAAGGTGGCATGGAAGAGGTGGGCAGGGAGCAGTCACTTCGGTGGAAATATTTGCAGTGGCTGCCATTGAGGAAGGCAAATTTGCTCAGGGTTTTCCAAATTTTGGTCCTGAAAGGAGAGGTGCCCCGGTAATTGCATTTAACCGGGTTGATGACAAGAAGATAAAGGTAAGATCCGGCATCTATAACCCCGATGTGGTGGTTGTTCTTGATGAGGGTCTTATGAAGGTGGTCAATGTCATTGAGGGGTTAAAGCCGGATGGTATGCTTGTTGTCAATACGGTGAAATCTCCTGAAGAACTGAAAAAGGAACTCAAGTTTGGGGGGACAGTGGCTACTGTAGATGCCTCAGGGATAGCCTGGAAGGAACTGGGTGTTCCGATTACGAATACGACTATGCTGGGGGCTTTGATTAAGGTGACCAAGGTTTTGAAACTGAGTTCAGTAGATGGTCCGATGAAGCACAGGTTCGGCAGGATCGCGCAGAAGAACCTGAATGCCATGAAGCGGGCTCATGATGAGGTTAAGATTAACTAA